The nucleotide window ATGGTTCAGACGAAACATGCAAATAATATTCCAGGATCCATACTCATCATTAAACCCAAGATTAAGAATTAGAAGCATAATTGCAGAAGGATTATTCACACACGGATTGGTGCAAAACGGAGCAGAAGCAACAGAAAAAGTTAAAGATTTACTTGATAAAGTAGGATTATCATCAGAATACATATACAGATTCCCTCATGAATTCTCTGGAGGTCAAAGGCAGAGAATTGGTATAGCAAGGGCATTGGCACTAAATCCAAAACTAATTGTTGCAGATGAAGCAGTATCAGCGCTTGATGTATCAATTCAATCACAAGTAATAAACCTATTAGAAGATTTACAAAAAGAATTCAAATTAACATATGTATTTATAGCCCACGATTTAGCAGTAGTAAAGCATATATCAGACAGAGTAGCTGTAATGTATCTTGGAAAAATAGTAGAGCTTGCAGACAAAAAAGAATTATTTGACAATCCTTTGCATCCATATACAGTATCATTAATGTCAGCTATTCCGATTCCTGATCCTGAATACAAGAAAAAAAGAATAATATTGCAGGGTGATGTTCCAAGTCCTATAAATCCACCAAGTGGGTGTAGATTCCATCCAAGGTGTCCTATAGCAAAAGATATATGTTCAAAAAAGGAACCACCATTGGTTGAATTAGAAAATGGACATCAGGTAGCATGTCATTTTGCAGGTCAATTCAAAGGCTAAAAAATCCCGGGAATTCCGGGATTTTTATTATATACACTGAAATATTCTAAATCAATATCTACTGTATTTTTACTCAATGAGAAAATATAAAAATTGATAGAAACGTTCAATTTTTGCATTGTGTATTAAAAAAATAATTATGAAGAAAAATTAAAAATAAAAGAGCCAGAAATATTGGTTCTCCCACGAAAAGAGTGGGTAATTAAGAAAAAGACAATTTACCTAAAGCCAAAAAAATAGTAATGGATAAATATTTAAAAGACTTAAAACCATAAGCCCTTTTAGTAAAAGTTCTAAGCTTTGAATTCATGCCCTCAATTTTAGCATTGGTTAATCCTGTTTTTAAATGCATAAGAATACCTTTTATATGTTTATATAAACTCTTAGCTGCTTTTTTCATTTCTGGTATATTTGATTTTAACGTTTTGTCATACCATTTTTTAAAGAATTTTGATGCATATGCTGGTTTTTTATAATCAAATATTTTTTTTAATTCTAGAATTAATGAATAGGCTTTTACTGTATCAAGATATTTGTATTCCATTAATTGCTCAAGTTTTTCATTTTGTTTATTTGTTAGATTTTTTGGATTTTTTAAGAATATATATTTTGTTTTATTTAATAAGTCTTTGTAGTCTTTACTTTCTCTTTTTCTTATTTTATTTAGTTGTTCGTTTAATAATTTTATTATATGAAATTTATCAAATACTAATTTTGCTTTTGGAAAATGTTCTTTCGCTCCTGATTTAAAAGCTACTGACATATCCATACATATTGTTTTTATATCTGACACTTTCCCTTTTTTTTCTATATATTTAGTTTTAAATTTTTTAAATGTTTTTGCATCTTTTCCTTTCGCTATGAATACTACTTTTCCTCGTTCTACATCAACAAAATTTGTTACATATACATGATTCTTTTTTCTTGCTATTTCATCTACTGATAATATTTTTATTGGTTCTTTTGAAAAGTCTTGTTTTTTTAGTTCTTTCATTACATGATGTTCTAATATCCTCCATATTCTATTTTCTGTCACTTTATATTTCTTTGATATTTCTGCTACTGTCATATGTTGATACATTTCTAATACAAATGCTTCGAATAATAATGTAAATCCACTATTCGGCCTTGACCAAGGAACTTCTATTATTTTTATCCCATCTTCTGTTTTTATTCTTGGTACTCTTGCATGTATATACGTTTCATATTGAAATAAATTTAAATGTCTCCATGTCTTTTTGACTGTATCGTAGGCTCCATATCTCTTCCCGTTTATTTCAAATTTCGCTCCTCTTTTGAAATTTACATATATGTTTACTTTATTTCCATCTTGTTCTATTTTTTCTATTCT belongs to Marinitoga sp. 1197 and includes:
- a CDS encoding ISL3 family transposase, whose amino-acid sequence is MMNELPRFFEKILNINEPWRIEKIEQDGNKVNIYVNFKRGAKFEINGKRYGAYDTVKKTWRHLNLFQYETYIHARVPRIKTEDGIKIIEVPWSRPNSGFTLLFEAFVLEMYQHMTVAEISKKYKVTENRIWRILEHHVMKELKKQDFSKEPIKILSVDEIARKKNHVYVTNFVDVERGKVVFIAKGKDAKTFKKFKTKYIEKKGKVSDIKTICMDMSVAFKSGAKEHFPKAKLVFDKFHIIKLLNEQLNKIRKRESKDYKDLLNKTKYIFLKNPKNLTNKQNEKLEQLMEYKYLDTVKAYSLILELKKIFDYKKPAYASKFFKKWYDKTLKSNIPEMKKAAKSLYKHIKGILMHLKTGLTNAKIEGMNSKLRTFTKRAYGFKSFKYLSITIFLALGKLSFS
- a CDS encoding ABC transporter ATP-binding protein, yielding MSKKVLLQVDNLKKYFPVRAGVFKRVVAHVQAVDDISFKVFEGETIGLVGESGCGKSTTGMTILRLLNPTAGRIVVDGLDTTPLFLPKTRANKYIHEMYIDKFNKLKQEYKTEEEVINNLKDEIDKKYAKIYFEKGAHGLYHEMLSNLNEKRKWFRRNMQIIFQDPYSSLNPRLRIRSIIAEGLFTHGLVQNGAEATEKVKDLLDKVGLSSEYIYRFPHEFSGGQRQRIGIARALALNPKLIVADEAVSALDVSIQSQVINLLEDLQKEFKLTYVFIAHDLAVVKHISDRVAVMYLGKIVELADKKELFDNPLHPYTVSLMSAIPIPDPEYKKKRIILQGDVPSPINPPSGCRFHPRCPIAKDICSKKEPPLVELENGHQVACHFAGQFKG